The nucleotide sequence TACCTTTCTCCATCGCAGTCTGTACAATAGATAAAAAAATCCGCTCTCCCCAGGTGCAAGCCTTTTGGAACATTGCAACATCAATTGAGAACGCATATAAAAAAGGCCCCACTCCTCATATGAAGAACGGGGTCAGCAAAAATTGAGTGATGACAAAACCGTTCACTGATCCCTCAGCACGGAGTTCTTTTTTCTACAGGAATCTTAATTAGTTTTGCTTTGCCTGAACTTCCAGGTGCTCCATAATTTCGACAAGTCTGTCACATTTCTTTTTAAATTCATCCAGGGCCTGCTTCCCCTTTGCCCCCTTCCGCTCTTCCAGCGGCATTTGAATCAGGGTCTTAATATCGTCATGGACCTCCTTATGGAGATTTTCCAGCGTACTCATCTCATCAAAATCACTGAATTCTTCCAGAACAGTACCGTATAATAACTTACCGAAATCACAACGGGTATGATCAGGAACATCTGCAAGTGTTAACTCTTCAACACCATAAAAGAAATCAGCCAATTTTGACTTCCATTGCAAATGTGCTATAATACCAACCTGTAAATTTGTAACGTCC is from Candidatus Electrothrix sp. GW3-4 and encodes:
- a CDS encoding CZB domain-containing protein translates to MDVTNLQVGIIAHLQWKSKLADFFYGVEELTLADVPDHTRCDFGKLLYGTVLEEFSDFDEMSTLENLHKEVHDDIKTLIQMPLEERKGAKGKQALDEFKKKCDRLVEIMEHLEVQAKQN